Proteins from a single region of Trichoplusia ni isolate ovarian cell line Hi5 chromosome 3, tn1, whole genome shotgun sequence:
- the LOC113508717 gene encoding rho GTPase-activating protein 17-like produces MLEASNFDDDDSILKYILLNVVKQKNYWANEIAEHELKVEQLVCAPLTSISDQDLPAIMKTKKQLSRLMSEKETAASRYHHLERQKEENPTKFNAAREELEDVGIRVEAARDALAADMFALVAKEAQLAHTLLQYIKLQRAYHESALHSLQDTVPELERFISKYSALLSCDV; encoded by the exons ATGTTGGAGGCCAGCAactttgatgatgatgatagtatcttaaaatacattttattgaatgtg gtaaaacagaaaaactaCTGGGCGAATGAAATAGCAGAGCATGAACTAAAAGTAGAACAGTTGGTATGTGCGCCGTTAACATCCATTAGTGACCAGGATTTGCCAGCTATCATGAAAACCAAGAAACAGTTGAGCAGGCTCATGAGTGAGAAGGAAACGGCGGCCAGTAGATATCAT CATTTAGAGCgtcaaaaagaagaaaatccaACAAAGTTTAATGCAGCACGAGAAGAGCTCGAAGATGTCGGGATACGTGTTGAGGCCGCCCGAGACGCCCTGGCCGCCGACATGTTCGCGCTTGTCGCTAAGGAGGCCCAACTGGCACACACACTACTGCAATACATCAAACTACAGAGGGCCTACCATGAATCCGCCCTCCACTCTCTACAAGACACAGTGCCAGAACTGGAAAGgtttataagtaagtatagtGCCTTACTAAGCTGTGATGTGTGA